One genomic region from uncultured Cohaesibacter sp. encodes:
- a CDS encoding ABC transporter ATP-binding protein, giving the protein MAKLTYDNVSKSFGNIEVLKSVSLDIEDGEMIALLGPSGCGKTTMLRLTAGFERPNFGAIYKGSSVLSDARCHLAPEKRNMGIVFQSYALWPNMTVAENVAYPLKIRKMPEEQMEAILFDALDMVSLLDFADKEPATLSGGQRQRVALARCLVMQPDAVLLDEAPIQS; this is encoded by the coding sequence GTGGCGAAGCTGACATACGACAATGTTTCTAAAAGCTTCGGCAATATCGAGGTTCTGAAATCCGTCTCACTCGATATTGAAGATGGCGAAATGATTGCCCTACTCGGTCCTTCCGGATGCGGTAAGACGACCATGCTGCGGCTGACGGCGGGGTTTGAGCGCCCCAACTTTGGCGCCATCTATAAAGGCAGCAGCGTCTTATCCGATGCACGATGCCATTTGGCGCCAGAGAAACGCAATATGGGCATTGTGTTTCAGTCCTACGCACTGTGGCCCAATATGACGGTGGCCGAGAATGTCGCCTATCCTCTCAAGATACGCAAGATGCCAGAAGAGCAGATGGAGGCAATTCTTTTCGATGCACTTGATATGGTTTCTTTGCTAGACTTTGCGGATAAGGAACCCGCGACACTTTCTGGCGGGCAACGGCAGCGGGTGGCACTCGCTCGCTGTCTTGTCATGCAGCCAGATGCGGTGTTGCTTGATGAGGCCCCTATCCAATCTTGA
- the phaC gene encoding class I poly(R)-hydroxyalkanoic acid synthase, translating into MVDDKDKDDDTAGSRGKDGSAGSSSSSSGGAGPRHFADFMIHDPEKFAANIAKVVEQAGKVASAYLRPREHGMDDHTVDYVNQMVRTFGEVTHYWSSDPARAMEAQTRLWGRCLQLWGASSRKMLGEDVEDVAFASEDDLRFNDPEWQSNPFFSFVRQLYLITSQWANEMVSEAETVDDHTRLKALFYVNQIFNALSPSNYVMTNPELLRETLENDGENLIRGMQMLAEDIQAGGGNLLIRQTDISVFGLGENIAITPGKVVAQNDICQLIQYEPKTDKVFKKPLLLLSSWINKYYILDLNERKSFIKWCVEQGHTVFAVSWVNPDESLKHKTFEDYMQDGVINSIETIRQITGEDRVNTVGYCVGGTLLSAASAYLAAKNLDWINSITLFAAQVDFTEAGDLKIFIDEEQLTELERVMNAQGYLDGMSMGNVFNMLRPNDLIWPYFVNNYMRGLEPFPFDLLFWNQDSTRMTAACHSYYLRKCYLENALAEGTMILDGVQLQLSAIRSPIYCLAMKEDHIAPARSVFKGCKLFGGPVDFRLGGSGHIAGVVNPPDRRKYQFWRGGPVECALSDWLESAQETQGSWWPDWDEWIVSKETFRVDARPVGSEQYPPLEDAPGSYVKQTY; encoded by the coding sequence ATGGTTGATGACAAAGACAAGGACGATGATACGGCCGGTTCGCGCGGGAAGGACGGCTCCGCTGGCTCTTCTTCCTCGAGCAGTGGCGGCGCGGGGCCGAGGCACTTCGCCGATTTCATGATCCACGATCCAGAGAAATTTGCGGCCAATATCGCCAAGGTTGTTGAACAAGCTGGCAAAGTTGCTTCCGCTTATCTTCGACCGCGCGAACATGGCATGGATGACCATACGGTTGACTATGTAAACCAGATGGTCCGCACTTTTGGTGAAGTGACGCATTACTGGTCCTCAGATCCGGCGCGGGCGATGGAAGCACAAACGCGGCTTTGGGGGCGTTGTCTCCAATTGTGGGGGGCATCCAGCCGTAAGATGCTCGGAGAAGATGTCGAGGATGTCGCCTTTGCCAGCGAGGATGATTTGCGTTTCAATGATCCGGAATGGCAGAGCAATCCTTTCTTCTCATTCGTTAGGCAGCTCTATCTCATCACGTCTCAGTGGGCCAATGAAATGGTGAGCGAGGCAGAGACAGTTGATGATCACACCCGGCTCAAAGCGCTGTTTTATGTCAATCAGATATTCAATGCGCTCTCGCCCTCCAATTATGTCATGACCAACCCCGAGCTGCTGCGGGAAACGCTTGAGAATGACGGAGAAAATTTGATCCGCGGCATGCAGATGCTGGCCGAGGACATTCAGGCGGGCGGCGGCAATTTGCTCATCCGGCAGACGGATATCTCTGTGTTCGGTCTGGGAGAGAATATAGCCATCACGCCGGGCAAGGTGGTCGCGCAGAATGATATCTGCCAACTGATCCAATATGAACCCAAAACCGACAAGGTCTTTAAAAAGCCTCTTCTCCTCCTGTCTTCTTGGATCAATAAATATTACATTCTCGATCTCAATGAGCGCAAAAGCTTCATTAAATGGTGCGTGGAACAGGGCCACACTGTGTTTGCTGTCTCCTGGGTCAATCCTGATGAAAGCCTGAAGCACAAGACCTTTGAAGACTATATGCAAGATGGTGTCATCAATTCCATTGAAACAATTCGGCAGATAACGGGCGAAGATCGCGTCAATACAGTCGGCTATTGCGTTGGTGGCACCTTGCTTTCTGCTGCGTCAGCCTATCTTGCAGCCAAAAATCTTGATTGGATCAACAGCATAACGCTCTTTGCTGCGCAGGTGGATTTCACCGAAGCGGGAGACCTCAAGATATTCATCGATGAAGAGCAGCTCACCGAGCTCGAAAGGGTCATGAATGCGCAAGGCTATCTGGACGGCATGTCGATGGGCAACGTCTTTAACATGCTGCGACCAAACGATTTGATATGGCCCTATTTCGTCAACAACTATATGCGGGGGCTTGAGCCGTTTCCCTTCGATCTTCTGTTTTGGAATCAGGACAGCACGCGCATGACAGCGGCTTGTCATTCCTATTATTTACGCAAGTGCTATCTGGAGAATGCGCTGGCAGAGGGAACCATGATATTGGACGGTGTGCAGCTTCAACTTTCAGCAATCCGGTCGCCAATCTATTGCCTTGCCATGAAGGAAGACCACATCGCCCCTGCCCGCTCCGTATTCAAGGGCTGCAAGCTCTTTGGTGGCCCGGTGGATTTTAGATTGGGCGGCTCGGGACATATTGCAGGCGTCGTCAATCCTCCAGACCGTCGCAAATATCAATTCTGGCGGGGCGGCCCTGTAGAATGCGCGCTAAGCGACTGGCTGGAAAGTGCGCAGGAAACCCAAGGCTCTTGGTGGCCGGATTGGGACGAGTGGATCGTTTCCAAAGAAACATTCCGCGTCGACGCCCGCCCGGTCGGTTCGGAACAATATCCCCCGCTCGAAGACGCTCCGGGCAGCTATGTGAAACAGACATACTGA
- a CDS encoding LL-diaminopimelate aminotransferase produces MDEFHKIRRLPPYVFEPVNRIKAKARAAGADIIDLGMGNPDLPTPKHIVEKLTETVLDPRTHRYSTSRGIPGLRRAQAAYYERRFGVKLNPETEIVATLGSKEGFANMAQAITSPGDVVLVPNPTYPIHSFGFIMSGGVVRSMPAEPNEEFFRSIDRAVRHSIPKPIALIVNYPSNPTAYTVDLNFYKEVVKIAKEHDIMVLSDLAYAEIYFGDNLPPSILEVEGAKDIAVEFTSLSKTFSMPGWRMGFAVGNERMIRALTRVKSYLDYGAFTPIQVAAAAALNGAEDCIKEAREIYKYRRDVMVESFTRSGWPIPSPDATMFAWVKVPEQFREIGSLEFAKRLVEEAHVAVAPGVGFGEYGDDYVRLAFVENEQRIRQAARNIRRFMASA; encoded by the coding sequence ATGGATGAGTTCCATAAAATACGCCGTCTCCCTCCTTATGTCTTTGAACCGGTTAACCGGATTAAGGCGAAGGCGCGAGCGGCGGGCGCGGATATTATCGATTTGGGCATGGGCAACCCGGATTTGCCAACACCAAAGCACATCGTGGAAAAGCTCACCGAAACGGTTTTGGACCCTCGCACACATCGCTACTCGACGTCGCGCGGTATTCCCGGCCTTCGTCGTGCACAGGCCGCCTATTATGAACGTCGGTTCGGTGTGAAGCTCAATCCTGAAACCGAAATTGTTGCCACCCTCGGCTCGAAGGAAGGCTTTGCCAATATGGCACAGGCCATCACCAGCCCCGGTGATGTGGTGCTCGTGCCAAATCCGACTTACCCGATTCATTCTTTCGGTTTCATCATGTCCGGCGGTGTGGTTCGCTCCATGCCTGCTGAACCGAATGAAGAATTTTTCCGGTCCATAGACCGTGCTGTACGCCATTCGATTCCAAAACCGATCGCGCTCATCGTCAACTATCCGTCCAACCCGACGGCATATACGGTTGATCTCAACTTCTATAAGGAAGTGGTCAAGATCGCCAAGGAACATGACATCATGGTTCTGAGCGATCTGGCTTATGCAGAGATCTATTTTGGCGACAATCTGCCGCCGTCGATTCTGGAAGTGGAAGGAGCAAAGGATATTGCGGTTGAGTTCACCTCGCTATCCAAGACCTTCTCCATGCCGGGCTGGCGCATGGGCTTTGCTGTCGGTAACGAACGGATGATCCGAGCACTGACGCGCGTCAAGTCCTACCTTGATTATGGTGCCTTCACACCCATTCAGGTCGCCGCTGCGGCTGCCTTGAATGGGGCGGAAGATTGCATCAAGGAAGCGCGTGAGATCTATAAATATCGCCGCGATGTAATGGTTGAGAGCTTCACCCGATCAGGCTGGCCGATACCAAGTCCGGATGCCACCATGTTTGCCTGGGTGAAAGTGCCTGAACAATTCCGCGAAATCGGATCCTTGGAATTTGCCAAGCGACTGGTCGAAGAAGCCCATGTTGCGGTCGCTCCGGGCGTCGGGTTCGGAGAATATGGGGATGACTATGTTCGCCTTGCATTTGTAGAAAACGAGCAACGCATCCGACAGGCTGCCCGCAACATCCGCCGTTTCATGGCCTCTGCTTGA
- a CDS encoding homoserine dehydrogenase, whose amino-acid sequence MSDPLKLGLAGLGTVGISALKRLVSMENELAIKSSRTLRVEAISAKNKNKDRGIDLTGFDWFTDPVEMATSDKIDVFVELIGGDSGPAEDAVRAAIKAGKHVITANKALLAKHGNELAKLAEEHNVSINFEAAVAGGIPVIKAIREGLTSNNITRIYGILNGTCNYILTRMEDDGLSFEECLKDAQRLGYAEADPTFDVEGNDTAHKLAILTSLAFGHEIEADSIFLEGITTITPADIAAAEELGYRIKLLGVAQKTDTGIEQRVHPTMVPQDSAIAQIDGVTNAVAIEGDAIGSITLSGPGAGGDATASAVIADIVDIARGLEVKPLGRPASVLEPYKRARMRAHEGGYYIRLKVTDQPGVFASIANRMAEQSISLESIVQRKAKYKVELKSETNSKDKNHQDVVLITYETTELAIRTAIETIVSDGHVVASPQVIRIERL is encoded by the coding sequence ATGAGCGATCCTCTCAAGCTCGGCCTTGCTGGTCTTGGCACTGTAGGCATTTCAGCCCTTAAACGTCTCGTCTCCATGGAAAATGAACTGGCCATCAAATCCAGTCGCACACTCCGTGTTGAAGCGATCTCCGCAAAAAACAAAAACAAGGATCGTGGCATCGACCTTACTGGGTTCGATTGGTTCACAGATCCGGTTGAAATGGCTACCAGCGATAAAATCGATGTTTTTGTCGAATTGATCGGGGGCGATAGCGGCCCCGCAGAAGACGCTGTCAGAGCCGCTATAAAGGCCGGCAAGCATGTCATCACGGCCAACAAGGCACTGCTTGCCAAACATGGCAATGAACTGGCCAAACTCGCCGAAGAGCATAATGTTTCCATCAACTTCGAAGCCGCTGTCGCCGGAGGCATTCCGGTCATCAAGGCAATTCGCGAAGGCCTGACAAGCAACAATATCACGCGCATTTATGGCATTCTCAACGGTACATGTAACTATATTCTCACGCGGATGGAAGATGACGGGCTGTCCTTTGAGGAATGTCTCAAGGATGCCCAGCGTCTTGGATATGCCGAAGCTGACCCGACATTCGATGTTGAGGGCAACGATACCGCGCATAAGTTGGCAATCCTTACCAGCCTCGCCTTTGGCCATGAAATAGAAGCCGATTCAATTTTCCTTGAAGGCATCACCACCATAACACCGGCAGACATCGCTGCCGCCGAAGAACTCGGCTATCGCATCAAGCTGCTTGGTGTGGCGCAGAAGACAGATACGGGTATCGAGCAACGTGTGCATCCGACCATGGTGCCCCAGGATTCCGCCATCGCGCAGATCGATGGCGTTACAAACGCCGTTGCTATTGAAGGCGACGCCATCGGCTCCATCACGTTGTCTGGTCCGGGCGCTGGCGGGGACGCAACTGCCTCGGCCGTGATCGCAGACATCGTGGATATTGCCCGAGGCCTGGAAGTAAAACCGCTTGGACGTCCAGCGTCTGTGCTAGAGCCATACAAGCGCGCCCGTATGCGTGCCCATGAAGGTGGATATTACATACGCCTAAAAGTCACCGATCAACCGGGTGTCTTTGCGTCCATCGCAAATCGCATGGCTGAGCAGAGCATTTCACTCGAAAGTATAGTTCAACGAAAAGCAAAATATAAAGTAGAACTAAAAAGTGAAACAAACTCAAAGGATAAGAACCATCAGGACGTCGTTCTTATCACATATGAGACAACCGAATTAGCAATTCGCACCGCGATCGAAACGATCGTTAGTGACGGACATGTGGTAGCATCTCCACAAGTAATCAGAATTGAGAGATTGTGA
- the glpX gene encoding class II fructose-bisphosphatase — MSEIREAPVLDRILTLEIVRVVERAAVSAARLRGKGNEKAADQAAVDAMRRELNELPITGRVVIGEGERDEAPMLYIGEEVGNKQGPKVDIALDPLEGTTLCAKNQPNSLAVISIADEGSLLNAPDVYMDKIAIGPGYPKGLVDLDRSPADNLNALAKAKGVDVADLNVCILDRPRHAKLIEDVRETGAAIRLIGDGDVQGIIHITDPDESGMDIYMGIGGAPEGVLAASALRCIGGQMQGRLVINNDEQLQRAIRMGIEDPSKKFDMMELAGGDVTFAATGVTDGNMLSGVKFGKEVIKTQTVVMRSSTGTVRWVETEHRQFEKFHLD, encoded by the coding sequence ATGAGTGAAATCAGAGAAGCACCGGTCCTTGACCGTATCCTGACCTTGGAAATCGTTCGCGTTGTTGAACGTGCGGCCGTTTCCGCTGCGCGCCTGAGAGGCAAGGGCAACGAAAAAGCTGCCGATCAGGCAGCTGTAGACGCCATGCGTCGTGAGTTGAACGAGCTTCCCATCACCGGTCGTGTTGTTATTGGTGAAGGCGAACGTGACGAAGCGCCAATGCTCTATATTGGCGAAGAGGTCGGTAACAAACAGGGACCGAAAGTTGATATCGCTTTGGATCCTCTTGAAGGCACAACTCTGTGCGCCAAGAACCAGCCAAACTCCCTTGCGGTCATTTCAATTGCAGATGAAGGCAGCCTGCTGAATGCGCCGGACGTCTACATGGACAAGATCGCGATTGGTCCGGGATATCCCAAGGGGCTTGTCGATCTTGATCGTTCCCCGGCAGATAACCTCAATGCTTTGGCAAAGGCCAAGGGCGTCGATGTTGCTGATCTCAATGTCTGCATCCTCGACCGTCCACGTCATGCCAAACTCATTGAAGATGTACGCGAAACCGGCGCAGCCATCCGCCTGATCGGAGATGGTGACGTGCAGGGCATCATCCATATCACCGACCCTGACGAATCTGGCATGGATATCTATATGGGTATTGGCGGGGCGCCAGAAGGCGTGCTGGCAGCCTCAGCTTTGCGCTGCATTGGTGGTCAGATGCAAGGCCGCCTCGTCATCAATAACGACGAACAGCTCCAGCGTGCCATTCGCATGGGCATCGAAGATCCGTCCAAGAAATTCGATATGATGGAATTGGCCGGAGGAGACGTCACTTTCGCCGCAACGGGCGTGACCGATGGTAACATGCTTTCCGGGGTGAAATTCGGTAAGGAAGTCATCAAGACCCAGACGGTTGTGATGCGGTCTTCCACCGGCACTGTTCGCTGGGTCGAAACCGAGCATCGTCAGTTCGAGAAATTCCATCTTGATTGA
- the recJ gene encoding single-stranded-DNA-specific exonuclease RecJ — protein MLSDYQTSKSYLGVDKSAKERRWVESLDLRGVELASAIAQGEDIPDIVARVMVARGQDSESAAHYLDPSIKRLMPDPSTMTDMDKAADRIVRAIQNREKIAIFGDYDVDGATSSALMALFLRHCGCEATIYIPDRIFEGYGPNPDAMDQLIEQGHTLILTLDCGSTSFDALQRAHERKTDVVVIDHHQVGEELPLCVALVNPNRQDDLSQLGHLAAVGVTFMTLVAVNRALRQTGFYKSVCPAPDLLGWLDLVALGTVCDVVPLIGLNRAFVVKGLMVIRANRNLGLNALLAVSRVSGPVSPYHLGFMLGPRINAGGRIGDAALGAKLLTSEDQSQAEHIASELERLNKERQALEHIMLEDAIAQAERQLMEDPDGAGLVTFSSDWHAGIVGLLASRLKERFRRPAFAIALGPDGTGTGSGRSIAGSDLGGAVRAAHAAGLLVKGGGHAMAAGLTIETDKIKEFRHFLHERLSEQVEQARSNVELKIDAALTATGATEDLVKMLEKAGPYGAGNPEPIFVFPSHKIAFADVVGQGGHIRCTLSNSSGGKLKGICFRAAEEPIGKLLLENRGSSLHVAGSLSLDYWQGRPSVQLRIIDAAEVKGP, from the coding sequence ATGCTATCCGACTATCAAACCAGCAAAAGCTATTTGGGCGTTGATAAATCCGCAAAAGAACGAAGATGGGTAGAAAGCTTGGATCTGAGGGGCGTTGAGCTGGCAAGCGCCATTGCGCAAGGGGAAGATATTCCCGACATCGTCGCACGGGTCATGGTCGCCCGCGGACAGGATAGCGAAAGCGCCGCGCATTATCTGGACCCGAGCATCAAGCGTCTCATGCCAGATCCTTCCACCATGACGGATATGGACAAGGCCGCCGACCGGATCGTTCGCGCCATTCAAAACCGGGAAAAGATCGCGATCTTTGGAGACTATGATGTGGATGGAGCCACATCAAGCGCCCTTATGGCTCTGTTTCTGCGCCATTGCGGCTGCGAGGCAACGATCTATATTCCAGACCGCATTTTTGAAGGCTACGGCCCAAACCCCGATGCCATGGACCAGTTGATCGAACAGGGGCACACCTTGATTCTCACTCTGGACTGTGGTTCGACCTCCTTCGACGCCCTGCAACGCGCCCATGAGCGCAAGACCGATGTCGTAGTCATCGACCACCATCAGGTGGGAGAGGAGCTGCCCCTTTGCGTTGCGCTGGTCAATCCAAACCGGCAGGACGATCTTAGTCAATTGGGCCATCTGGCAGCCGTCGGGGTCACATTCATGACCCTTGTCGCGGTGAACAGAGCGCTGCGACAGACCGGCTTTTACAAAAGTGTTTGTCCTGCGCCAGATCTGCTTGGCTGGCTAGATCTGGTGGCGCTGGGAACCGTGTGTGACGTCGTTCCTCTTATTGGTCTCAATCGGGCCTTCGTCGTTAAAGGGCTCATGGTCATTCGCGCCAACCGAAATCTCGGTCTAAACGCACTTTTGGCTGTCTCTCGCGTTTCCGGACCTGTCAGTCCCTATCATCTGGGCTTCATGCTGGGGCCGCGCATCAATGCAGGCGGCCGTATCGGCGACGCAGCACTTGGAGCCAAGCTTCTGACCAGCGAGGATCAATCACAAGCCGAACATATTGCTTCAGAACTTGAAAGACTGAACAAGGAACGTCAGGCGCTTGAACACATCATGCTGGAAGACGCCATCGCGCAGGCTGAAAGGCAGCTGATGGAAGACCCCGACGGGGCGGGCCTTGTTACCTTCAGCTCCGATTGGCATGCAGGGATCGTCGGGTTGCTGGCTTCGCGTCTCAAGGAGAGATTCCGGCGACCCGCCTTTGCCATTGCACTCGGCCCCGACGGCACCGGCACGGGCTCAGGTCGCTCCATCGCTGGTTCTGATTTGGGGGGCGCCGTACGCGCAGCCCATGCGGCAGGATTGCTTGTCAAAGGCGGAGGCCACGCTATGGCGGCCGGTTTAACAATCGAAACCGACAAAATAAAAGAATTCCGCCATTTTCTTCATGAACGTCTTAGTGAGCAGGTGGAACAAGCCCGCTCCAACGTTGAATTGAAAATTGATGCAGCCCTGACAGCGACCGGCGCTACAGAAGATCTTGTCAAGATGCTTGAAAAGGCAGGCCCCTATGGCGCAGGCAATCCCGAACCGATCTTCGTGTTTCCCTCCCACAAAATCGCCTTTGCCGATGTCGTAGGGCAGGGGGGACATATCCGCTGTACCCTGTCAAACAGTTCAGGCGGCAAGCTGAAGGGTATTTGCTTCAGAGCCGCTGAAGAACCGATCGGCAAGCTATTGCTGGAGAATAGAGGCAGTAGCCTACATGTTGCGGGCAGCCTTTCGCTCGACTATTGGCAAGGACGGCCCTCCGTCCAGCTCCGCATCATTGATGCCGCCGAAGTTAAAGGGCCATAG
- a CDS encoding bifunctional helix-turn-helix transcriptional regulator/GNAT family N-acetyltransferase, whose amino-acid sequence MYVRDNLVNDIRTSSRQLVRQWGVLAKHVAGTDYSLSAVHAVLEIGLSDGIKSKDLAYALILEKSTISRLVKSLVEQGLVVKMNDKADRRQQGLSLSESGEALFKAINLHANEQVRDALDSVDRSNVVKIVEGLRLYANALGHTETEESHQRVDVKTGYSAGLIGQISALHSQFYFDLVGFGAVFEAIVASGMSEFVQRLDKPCNQFWYVEENGKFLASLALDGEDIGDNIAHLRWFIVDGSLRGKGVGRQLFGRAVAFSDEAGFKETHLSTFKGLDAARHIYESYGFELVDEKPDTTWGKEVIEQQFVRKRAE is encoded by the coding sequence ATGTATGTCAGGGACAACCTCGTTAATGATATCCGTACTTCATCGCGGCAACTGGTACGTCAGTGGGGTGTCTTGGCCAAGCATGTGGCTGGGACCGATTATTCTCTCAGCGCTGTGCATGCGGTATTGGAGATCGGCCTTTCCGACGGTATTAAATCAAAAGATTTGGCTTATGCCCTGATATTGGAGAAATCCACTATCAGTCGCCTTGTCAAAAGCCTCGTTGAACAGGGTCTGGTTGTCAAGATGAACGACAAGGCCGATCGGCGTCAGCAGGGGTTATCGCTCAGCGAGAGCGGGGAAGCGCTTTTTAAGGCCATCAACCTTCATGCCAACGAGCAGGTTCGGGATGCACTCGATTCTGTAGACCGGTCAAATGTTGTGAAAATCGTCGAGGGCTTGAGGCTCTATGCCAATGCTCTGGGGCATACAGAAACTGAAGAAAGTCATCAGCGCGTAGACGTCAAAACCGGTTATAGTGCTGGCCTCATTGGTCAGATTTCTGCACTGCATTCCCAGTTCTATTTTGACTTGGTTGGTTTCGGCGCTGTATTCGAGGCTATTGTTGCGAGCGGAATGAGTGAATTCGTGCAGAGGTTGGATAAGCCTTGCAATCAATTCTGGTATGTAGAAGAGAACGGCAAGTTTTTGGCCAGCCTTGCATTGGATGGTGAAGATATAGGCGACAATATTGCGCATCTGCGATGGTTTATCGTCGATGGGAGCTTGCGCGGCAAAGGCGTCGGGCGTCAGCTGTTTGGTCGCGCTGTCGCTTTCTCTGATGAGGCCGGGTTCAAGGAAACTCATCTCTCCACTTTCAAGGGCCTAGATGCGGCGCGACACATCTATGAGTCATACGGCTTCGAGCTTGTAGATGAAAAGCCGGACACGACGTGGGGCAAGGAAGTCATCGAGCAGCAGTTTGTGCGCAAGCGTGCCGAATAA
- a CDS encoding DUF4384 domain-containing protein, whose product MLGFLRLALLLFLYLCLFAQIDPARAGIVEANIDAAVFDLVGNLRKSDVSRVGVEMSATHQDYISESDNKRILSLVERYLSQQSEQQFEVISRSSTQQAQRESKNNNLSFTEFVDQQRIDTVIRLNTYDYMGGLKFSLEAAPYGQTKLISASEQYLLIDSVQDLNRFSPQRAMHIVSNELAHYLYERADYSYSTPFSVKVGDNQASSDKLTTYLKNLVLSELSVLWEDRYNQPGIQTMDDGIQGLIEVGPWGLDVVADVHDKGISVTVALIRDGFRQTNRFIEIDKSQVDPALLRATGNRMAQQNSDRIDTQQQSQTNATFVASGKAVISAALVKQEAVTAAKLLARARAISAALNLDPPKIGLVRKSQEIPLLIGYLNEGLPYDEDWKIKENENVIDVSVQMKVQPLVHSDKVAARVKSPVLLSGDPLQLSVLSKKSLYFGLFGWQADGTVVRIFPFRHREKIKLYENRPTILPSKPFGLDKLTSMPLVGAQSSHEALVLITSMRPLDLGRLAKRVARKSENWQKRGHRDSQFFDMLSLQVQAAVKGTTVLFIPYQVIDRNL is encoded by the coding sequence ATGCTTGGATTTTTAAGACTTGCCCTTCTCTTATTTCTTTATCTGTGCCTGTTTGCTCAAATAGATCCTGCTCGTGCAGGCATCGTTGAAGCCAATATTGATGCAGCGGTTTTTGACTTGGTTGGTAATCTTCGCAAGTCCGATGTAAGCCGGGTTGGCGTGGAAATGTCGGCCACTCATCAGGACTATATCAGCGAAAGCGATAATAAGCGGATCTTGTCGCTGGTCGAGCGCTATCTCTCGCAGCAGTCAGAGCAGCAGTTTGAAGTGATCTCACGAAGCTCGACACAGCAAGCGCAACGAGAGTCAAAAAATAACAACCTTTCTTTTACTGAATTTGTGGATCAACAACGCATAGATACAGTTATCAGGCTAAACACCTATGATTATATGGGCGGTTTGAAATTCAGCCTGGAAGCTGCACCTTATGGGCAAACAAAGCTAATTTCAGCATCGGAACAATATTTGCTGATCGATAGTGTTCAGGATCTCAATCGGTTCTCGCCACAACGAGCCATGCATATCGTATCTAACGAGCTGGCTCACTATCTTTATGAAAGGGCAGACTACAGCTATTCCACGCCCTTTTCTGTGAAGGTGGGGGACAACCAGGCGAGCTCCGATAAACTAACCACTTATCTTAAAAATCTGGTTCTTTCCGAGCTGAGTGTTTTGTGGGAGGACCGATACAATCAACCTGGCATTCAGACCATGGACGACGGCATTCAAGGTTTGATAGAGGTAGGCCCTTGGGGCCTAGATGTTGTTGCGGATGTTCATGACAAAGGTATTTCGGTCACAGTCGCGCTCATTCGTGATGGCTTTCGACAAACCAATCGGTTTATTGAAATCGATAAGTCCCAAGTCGATCCGGCGCTGTTGCGTGCAACTGGAAATCGGATGGCTCAGCAAAATTCTGACAGAATTGATACACAACAACAGAGCCAAACGAACGCTACTTTCGTTGCCAGCGGAAAAGCGGTTATCAGCGCTGCCTTGGTTAAACAAGAAGCTGTCACTGCAGCAAAATTGCTCGCACGAGCACGAGCGATCAGCGCAGCACTTAATCTGGATCCACCTAAGATTGGGCTTGTGCGCAAAAGCCAGGAAATTCCGCTCCTTATCGGATATTTGAACGAAGGGCTGCCTTATGATGAAGACTGGAAAATCAAGGAAAATGAAAATGTCATAGATGTTTCAGTCCAGATGAAGGTGCAGCCTCTTGTTCATAGTGATAAAGTTGCCGCGCGCGTAAAATCTCCCGTTTTACTGAGTGGCGATCCCTTACAGTTGTCTGTTTTGTCGAAGAAATCTCTCTATTTCGGTCTGTTCGGATGGCAAGCGGATGGAACGGTTGTAAGAATCTTTCCGTTCCGGCATCGCGAGAAAATCAAACTGTATGAAAACAGGCCAACCATACTTCCTTCCAAACCGTTCGGCCTAGATAAATTGACCAGTATGCCTTTGGTGGGCGCTCAATCGAGCCATGAAGCATTGGTTCTGATCACTTCTATGCGACCTTTGGATCTTGGGCGTTTAGCGAAACGTGTGGCTCGGAAAAGCGAAAACTGGCAAAAACGAGGGCATCGAGACTCTCAATTTTTCGACATGCTATCGCTTCAAGTACAAGCGGCGGTAAAGGGAACAACTGTCCTTTTTATACCTTATCAGGTTATTGATCGAAATCTGTAG